A genomic window from Gossypium hirsutum isolate 1008001.06 chromosome D10, Gossypium_hirsutum_v2.1, whole genome shotgun sequence includes:
- the LOC107914221 gene encoding protein SIEVE ELEMENT OCCLUSION B, whose protein sequence is MAHLTNPGPFHPSIPRPLHNPASAPAPDAAQPQVHDHGAAPANHNHDHLTSTTQLRTATPGASQPLMKSPSATHALIRGDRTAGMLTMSDDHAMMNQILATHAPDGRDVDVRPLLYLVEDILNRATEHVDFIIKGTQAQIEMEEKAQQANYIAMLEALTFTIDRIACELSYKALRGSDPHATTTAIFSFLSSYAWDAKLVLSLSAFALNYGEFWLLAQIYSTNQLAKSMAILKQLPSLLEHTAPLKPRFNAFNTLIRTMMDVTRCVVEFKDLPSMYISPDAPALASAMTLIPTAVYWTIRSMVACATQISSLTSMGHEYGVSATESWELSTLAHKLQNIHEHLRKQLNLCYQHIEEKKDVDTFHMLLKLFDPNVAHIDNMKHLKALIYAGDDKLPLLDGATRRKVGLEVLRRRNVLLLISSLEFSGDELEILEQIYSDTRMHEAGMQSHYEVVWIPVVERSGVPLSEETRTRFEALRSSMPWYSVEDPFLIEKPVMRFIKEVWHFRTKPILVVLDPRGKVLSQNAIHMMWIWGSAAFPFTSYEEEKLWSKETWQLNLLIDGIDPLILDWIKDGKYIFLYGGDDMEWISKFVASARTVASAFGIPLEMVYVGKSNKREQVKKVAAIIKERKLSHCWEDPAMVWFFWTRLESMMFSKIQLGQADDLDPIVQGIKKLLSYGREGGWAVLSEGSNILVNGHSTTVLPTLVDYVKWRGNVAEKGFNLSFIEYHDQLHNVAHPCCRFEFLATTKAPESIRCPECHRVMEKHTAFVCCHDEQAIPDSLFAS, encoded by the exons ATGGCTCATTTGACAAACCCTGGTCCATTTCACCCATCAATCCCCAGACCCCTCCACAATCCCGCTAGTGCTCCTGCGCCTGATGCTGCTCAGCCGCAGGTCCATGACCATGGTGCAGCTCCAGCAAACCACAACCATGACCATCTTACTTCCACCACTCAGCTACGTACTGCCACTCCTGGTGCTAGCCAGCCACTCATGAAGAGTCCTAGTGCTACTCATGCACTCATCAGGGGTGACCGCACCGCTGGCATGTTAACCATGTCGGATGACCATGCGATGATGAATCAAATTTTGGCCACCCATGCACCTGATGGCCGAGATGTTGATGTTCGGCCTCTTCTCTATCTGGTCGAAGACATCCTGAATCGTGCCACCGAGCATGTAGATTTCATCATCAAG GGTACTCAGGCTCAAATCGAAATGGAAGAAAAGGCTCAGCAAGCAAATTATATAGCTATGCTTGAAGCTCTTACATTTACCATCGATAGAATCGCATGCGAG CTATCCTACAAGGCTTTGAGAGGTTCCGACCCTCACGCCACGACAACCGCGATTTTCAGTTTTCTATCAAGCTATGCGTGGGACGCTAAGCTGGTGCTATCTCTATCAGCCTTTGCCTTGAACTACGGAGAATTCTGGCTTCTTGCTCAGATTTACTCAACCAACCAGCTTGCCAAGTCGATGGCGATCTTGAAGCAACTGCCATCACTTCTGGAGCACACAGCTCCGTTGAAACCCCGGTTCAATGCGTTCAACACTTTGATTCGGACAATGATGGATGTAACCAGATGTGTTGTTGAGTTCAAGGATCTCCCCTCGATGTACATCTCACCAGACGCACCGGCATTAGCCTCTGCCATGACCCTTATCCCAACTGCTGTCTATTGGACCATCCGGAGCATGGTGGCTTGTGCAACTCAAATTTCTAGCCTCACTAGCATGGGTCATGA GTATGGAGTTTCGGCAACAGAGTCCTGGGAGTTGTCGACGTTGGCTCACAAACTCCAGAACATACATGAACATCTAAGGAAGCAGCTGAATTTATGTTACCAACATATCG AGGAAAAGAAAGATGTTGACACTTTCCACATGCTTCTGAAGCTTTTTGATCCGAATGTGGCGCACATAGACAACATGAAACATCTAAAGGCCTTGATTTATGCCGGGGACGATAAACTGCCGCTTCTTGACGGTGCTACAAGGAGAAAG GTTGGCCTAGAGGTTCTGAGAAGGAGAAATGTGCTCTTGCTAATTTCAAGCCTCGAATTCTCAGGAGATGAGCTTGAGATTCTCGAGCAGATATACAGTGACACCAGGATGCATGAAGCAGGGATGCAGAGCCACTATGAGGTGGTCTGGATCCCGGTTGTGGAACGTTCTGGTGTCCCATTGAGTGAGGAAACACGAACCAGATTCGAGGCCCTAAGAAGCAGCATGCCGTGGTACTCAGTGGAGGACCCTTTTCTCATTGAGAAGCCTGTCATGAGGTTCATTAAGGAGGTTTGGCACTTCAGGACCAAGCCAATCCTTGTGGTCCTAGATCCTCGAGGCAAAGTGCTGTCCCAAAATGCAATCCACATGATGTGGATTTGGGGAAGCGCTGCATTCCCCTTCACTAGTTACGAAGAAGAAAAACTCTGGAGTAAAGAAACATGGCAGCTCAACCTACTCATCGATGGCATTGACCCGTTGATCCTCGACTGG ATTAAAGATGGGAAATACATTTTCTTATACGGAGGGGACGATATGGAGTGGATTAGCAAATTTGTAGCCTCAGCACGCACGGTTGCTTCCGCATTTGGCATTCCTCTGGAGATGGTTTACGTGGGAAAAAGCAACAAAAGGGAGCAAGTGAAGAAAGTGGCAGCCATTATCAAAGAGAGGAAGCTTAGCCATTGTTGGGAAGACCCGGCCATGGTGTGGTTCTTCTGGACCAGGTTAGAAAGTATGATGTTTTCAAAGATTCAATTAGGCCAAGCCGATGACCTCGACCCAATAGTGCAAGGAATAAAGAAGCTGCTTAGCTATGGCAGAGAAGGTGGATGGGCAGTGCTTAGCGAAGGGTCTAATATTCTTGTGAATGGCCATTCCACAACTGTTTTGCCTACCTTGGTTGACTATGTTAAATGGAGAGGGAATGTTGCAGAGAAAGGTTTTAATTTGTCATTCATAGAGTACCATGATCAGCTTCACAATGTGGCTCACCCGTGCTGCCGTTTTGAGTTTCTGGCCACCACGAAGGCACCCGAAAGCATAAGGTGCCCGGAATGCCACCGCGTCATGGAGAAACATACTGCTTTCGTTTGCTGCCATGATGAACAAGCCATCCCAGACTCACTGTTTGCAAGCTGA
- the LOC121222022 gene encoding putative protein TPRXL: protein MAGQVLVVALVFMAVVVAFAGDSAPSPSPKSSSPSKGGASPPSKSPSPSPPSSKNSSASSPSPSSGGGSSKNNSSSSSSSSPRSPPSPTKSSDAPKSSSGGSSSSSKSPPAPAPSSSSKSHGSSAPTSSDEEESPSESPNASKSPPIPEAEVPNKDSSLSDAPASDFAPEPGTSGAAIVKASAVVGGVAAVAGCFLF from the coding sequence ATGGCAGGTCAAGTTCTCGTTGTTGCCCTCGTTTTCATGGCGGTTGTTGTGGCGTTTGCGGGGGATTCAGCGCCGTCGCCGTCCCCTAAAAGTTCATCGCCATCTAAAGGGGGGGCGTCTCCGCCTTCCAAGTCACCTTCTCCCTCTCCTCCTTCCTCCAAGAACTCCTCTGCATCCTCCCCATCTCCCTCCTCCGGCGGCGGCTCCAGCAAAAACAACAGCTCTAGTAGCAGCAGCAGCTCCCCTCGTTCGCCACCATCACCAACGAAATCCTCCGACGCACCCAAGTCATCCTCCGGTGGATCCTCAAGCAGCTCCAAATCTCCTCCCGCTCCTGCCCCATCCAGCTCCAGCAAAAGCCACGGAAGCTCCGCCCCAACCAGCAGCGACGAAGAGGAGTCCCCTTCTGAATCCCCCAATGCCTCCAAATCCCCTCCCATACCAGAAGCTGAGGTCCCTAATAAAGATAGCTCTCTATCCGACGCTCCAGCCAGCGATTTCGCGCCAGAACCAGGTACTTCCGGTGCCGCTATTGTCAAGGCCTCAGCCGTCGTTGGTGGTGTAGCCGCCGTCGCCGGATGCTTCCTCTTTTAA